A genomic segment from Daphnia carinata strain CSIRO-1 chromosome 1, CSIRO_AGI_Dcar_HiC_V3, whole genome shotgun sequence encodes:
- the LOC130690906 gene encoding tetratricopeptide repeat protein 4-like — MAEQKKNMSEEEKHQLALKLDQDLEEFINSRKKTPYTEGWKEETWEQEMEQHPFFMKSLPEEGEPLPPLLEAFQQLKYDPEENTTEDLALNYKNDGNFNFKLKKYRFAIANYTEGLKQKCGNVELDANLYLNRAACQFHLGNYRSSLNDSLQAAKLKPDYTKAIVRAAQCCLQLKRFTEGLKWCDYGIRLKNSDPALVKLRTELVQGQKLEERNKRKAEIAEKKEQASINELVNALRIRSIKTGIKGKKDGDKTTLDLSSIEPCHPAAIGKRVHVVGDALVWPVLFLYPEYGETDFVQEFHEDSCFVDHLELMFEESPLWDLEKKYNPTSIRMYYEHRESGKLYAVDANCSLKAVLSEKTYVVQGGTPGFICLVEGSPFQKEFLKRYTS; from the exons ATGgcagaacagaaaaaaaatatgagtgAAGAAGAGAAGCATCAGCTAGCCTTGAAGCTGGATCAAGATCTAGAAGAATTTATAaactccagaaaaaaaactccaTACACTGAAGGTTGGAAAGAGGAAACATGGGAACAG GAAATGGAACAACATCCATTTTTCATGAAATCTCTTCCCGAAGAGGGTGAACCATTGCCAcctctccttgaggctttTCAACAGCTAAAATATGACCCTGAAGAGAATACTACAGAAG ATTTAGCCCTGAATTATAAGAATGATGGTAATTTCAActtcaaactgaaaaaataCCGCTTTGCCATTGCCAATTACACTGAAGgacttaaacaaaaatgtggaAATGTAGAACTTGATGCAAACTTGTATCTGAATAGAGCAGCATGCCAATTTCACCTGGGTAACTACAG gtcTTCACTGAATGACAGCTTGCAAGCTGCAAAACTAAAACCTGATTATACTAAGGCCATCGTACGTGCAGCCCAATGCTGCTTGCAATTAAAAAGGTTCACCGAAGGCCTTAAATGGTGCGACTATGGAATAAGATTAAAAAACAGCGATCCTGCGCTCGTTAAATTGCGAACCGAGCTCGTACAGGGTCAA AAATTggaggaaagaaacaaaagaaaggcagAAATAgcggagaaaaaagaacaagcgTCAATCAACGAGTTGGTGAACGCTTTGCGCATTCGCAGCATCAAAACTGGTatcaaggggaaaaaagatggTGATAAAACGACATTGGACTTGTCAAGCATTGAACCATGTCATCCGGCAGC AATTGGGAAACGCGTTCACGTGGTCGGCGATGCTTTAGTTTGGCCCGTCCTATTTCTGTATCCAGAATACGGTGAAACTGATTTTGTACAAGAATTCCACGAAGACTCTTG CTTCGTGGACCATTTGGAGCTGATGTTTGAAGAATCGCCACTTTGGGACTTGGAAAAGAAGTATAATCCAACCTCAATTCGTATGTATTACGAGCACAGGGAAAGCGGAAAACTATACGCGGTTGATGCAAACTGTTCGTTAAAGGCTGTCTTGTCCGAAAAAAC gtaCGTTGTTCAAGGGGGAACACCTGgattcatttgtttggttGAAGGAAGTCCATTCCAGAAAGAGTTCTTGAAAAGATACACAAGCTGA
- the LOC130690902 gene encoding importin-13-like produces the protein MELTVENLEKAVSHFYQNLATQSQLNVWLTAAQTSAQAWIFAWQLLDQSKPVEVQYFGASSLQIKISRFWHEIPADNYALFREKLIDAVMFYASGPKIVLTRLCLALSSMILHSIPDQWASPLNDFISVLQQASGERTLQSHHVTLLLEILTVLPEEFQNMKLTHDRKISIRRELLKAVKDVLPILREVICRGISREAQISPEDEAAALAGIKCFSSWIQHGVGIGLEESLHLVEPLLAVARNANLAEASLDALTHLLNHPEAHRYPSLLMDMLNQLLSLKDQIQLLRREGDLEGAAHIYATLAAFGESHSRLLLDAVLEDGLKKENVLQLTQIMLESTGTPGRYPLDENCSHLAFSFWYILQDDICTSNAEKQKIYESLFGPAYLALVDILLTKSMITVDQSDWSPDDKETFRCYRQDISDTLAYCYKFLRSAMMNRLASHLASTVSQCNQNPSEWPPLEACLHALKAVAENIEAEADLLVPQILSLFGNIPYGSGHRYVVNTALETLGAYAEWLSAHPTYLGHVLPILLFGLNSSDAAPAATLALKDITRDCQIGIRPYAEALLQGAEQALRLDDLKASEKIRLMYILGKVLSILPLDVIVASLNRVVGPCVEELRTLCNTREPDALTKVVLITRLKMIATLCTTLDLRISGGDDSEADESVTRQALAIQQQPVLLIAQQLLPFLKGVVDHWGADEQISESICLVVKHTVSTLMEESLSFLPELAAVIVQCHRLSPQAATLDVAKLIILIFSQTTGDAQQLIRAFLSEIIGTTLQVCGIDYSTLTLDGVPSVDVSRLAENNEVLASFLGLLTQIIRKSPKLLSGSAYPLSSLFYCGIVGLTRPESPVLKASTQYLVHFITQSRENPELVSVVQNQGPLLVAQLLSCIGGESPRALVEHTADVILALNKKYFDSLCRWMSTSLGRERFPSPLVSQPQKENFCRSILKEKSNKRRLQDIVREFSLLCRGLEGTEYSEQTSRILP, from the exons ATGGAGCTAACTGTCGAGAATTTAGAAAAAGCCGTTAGtcatttttatcaaaatttagCCACACAATCCCAGCTTAACGTGTGGTTGACTGCTGCTCAAACATCGGCTCAAGCATGGATATTTGCATGGCAACTTCTCGATCAATCAAAG CCTGTGGAGGTGCAGTACTTTGGAGCAAGCTCACTTCAGATTAAGATATCTAGATTTTGGCACGAGATTCCAGCTGACAATTATGCACTTTTCAGAGAAAAACTGATTGACGCTGTTATGTTTTATGCAAGTGGGCCCAAAATCGTTTTAACCAGGTTATGCCTGGCG CTATCATCCATGATATTGCACTCCATTCCTGATCAGTGGGCTAGTCCCCTGAATGATTTCATATCAGTGTTGCAGCAGGCCAGTGGAGAAAGAACATTGCAATCACATCATGTAACACTGTTGCTAGAAATATTGACCGTTCTTCCAGAAGAG TttcaaaatatgaaattaaCGCATGATCGAAAAATCTCCATTAGAAGAGAACTACTTAAGGCAGTTAAAGACG TACTACCAATTTTGCGCGAAGTGATATGCCGTGGAATCTCGCGTGAGGCACAAATTTCACCGGAGGACGAAGCAGCCGCGTTGGCTGGCATCAAATGTTTCTCATCGTGGATTCAACATGGAGTTGGAATCGGCTTAGAAGAAAGTCTTCATTTGGTGGAACCTTTGTTAGCGGTGGCTCGTAATGCGAATTTGGCTGAAGCATCTTTGGACGCCTTGACTCATCTTTTGAACCACCCGGAAGCTCACCGTTATCCAAGTTTGCTTATGGACATGTTGAACCAGTTGCTCTCTCTGAAAGACCAAATCCAGCTGCTTAG ACGTGAAGGAGATCTGGAGGGTGCCGCGCACATCTATGCTACGCTTGCGGCATTTGGCGAGAGCCACTCTCGTCTTTTATTAGACGCCGTTCTGGAAGACGGACTAAAGAAGGAGAATGTTCTGCAGCTGACACAAATCATGTTGGAGAGCACCGGAACTCCCGGTCGCTACCCACTAGACGAAAATTGTAGTCACTTGGCATTTAGTTTCTG GTACATTCTTCAAGACGACATCTGCACTTCAAATGCTGAGAAACAGAAAATCTACGAATCGTTGTTCGGCCCAGCCTATTTGGCCTTGGTCGATATCTTGTTGACAAAATCGATGATTACGGTAGATCAATCGGATTGGAGTCCCGACGACAAAGAGACCTTTCGATGCTATCGTCAG GATATCTCCGATACATTGGCATATTGTTATAAGTTCCTGCGATCGGCCATGATGAACCGTTTGGCGTCCCACCTTGCTTCAACGGTGTCACAATGCAATCAGAACCCCAGTGAATGGCCTCCGTTGGAGGCATGTCTACACGCTTTAAAA GCGGTCGCTGAGAATATCGAAGCAGAAGCAGACTTGCTTGTTCCTCAGATTCTGAGTTTATTTGGCAATATTCCATACGGCTCGGGTCATCGTTACGTCGTTAATACGGCGCTCGAGACACTTGGCGCTTACGCTGAATGGTTGAGCGCCCATCCCACCTACCTGGGTCATGTGCTACCTATTCTCCTTTTCGGTCTTAACAGTTCGGACGCCGCACCAGCAGCAACATTGGCCCTTAAG GATATAACTCGAGATTGTCAAATTGGGATTCGGCCATATGCTGAAGCATTGTTGCAAGGTGCTGAACAAGCCTTGCGCCTCGATGATCTCAAAGCTAGTGAAAAG ATACGGTTGATGTACATATTAGGAAAAGTTTTATCAATTCTACCCTTGGATGTGATAGTAGCTAGCCTCAATCGTGTGGTTGGCCCGTGTGTAGAAGAATTGCGCACGTTGTGCAACACCCGAGAACCGGACGCCCTGACAAAAGTTGTACTTATTACCAGGCTTAAAAT GATTGCTACGTTATGCACCACGCTCGACCTAAGAATCTCTGGGGGAGACGATTCTGAAGCTGATGAATCCGTGACTCGACAGGCTTTGGCAATTCAGCAACAAcctgttcttttgattgcccAGCAATTGCTGCCATTCTTGAAAGGTGTTGTGGACCACTGGGGGGCCGATGAGCAGATTTCCGAG TCCATCTGCTTGGTCGTCAAACATACTGTTTCAACTTTGATGGAAGAATCTTTATCTTTCTTGCCAGAATTGGCAGCCGTAATCGTCCAATGCCACCGGCTGTCACCCCAAGCAGCTACATTGGATGTAGCTAAGCTCatcattttaattttcagcCAGACTACTGGCGACGCTCAGCAGCTTATTAGAGCTTTCCTCTCGGAAATTATTGGAACTACATTGCAAGTTTGCGGGATCGACTACAGTACGCTGACACTGGACGGAGTGCCATCCGTTGATGTTAGCCGGCTCGCCGAAAACAATGAAGTCTTGGCCAGTTTTCTCGGTCTTCTCACTCAAATAATCAGAAAAAGTCCAAAATTATTGAGCGGCTCCGCTTACCCTTTATCTTCGCTGTTTTATTGTGGAATTGTCGGTTTAACGAGACCTGAATCACCAGTCCTTAAAGCGTCTACTCAATACTTGGTTCACTTCATCACTCAAAGTAGGGAGAATCCTGAACTTGTGTCTGTTGTGCAGAATCAGGGTCCACTTCTTGTCGCCCAGCTTCTTAGCTGCATAG gtgGAGAATCACCTCGGGCCCTGGTGGAACATACGGCCGACGTCATTTTGGCACTTAACAAGAAATATTTTGACAGTCTCTGTCGGTGGATGAGCACATCTCTTGGTCGCGAACGTTTTCCATCGCCTCTTGTCAGTCAGCCTCAAAAGGAGAATTTTTGCCGTTCTATCCTGAA GGAAAAGTCAAACAAAAGGCGACTGCAAGACATTGTACGAGAATTCTCCCTATTGTGTCGAGGGCTTGAAGGAACTGAGTACTCGGAGCAGACGAGTCGTATTCTTCCGTaa